TGATTGGTTTTCCTTTGCTTTCTTCATTGGCATTGCAGTACCTTACTTCTGCCCATTCTATTGTGTTTTTAGGAATGTTGCCATTGGCTACGGCTATTTTTGGAGTTTTTCGTGGAGGAGAGAGACCACATCCGATATTCTGGTTATTTTCAATAATTGGTAGTCTTCTGGTGATTGGATATGCATTTTCTCAAGGAATTTCAGCTTCTCCCGTTGGAGATATTCTTATGCTTTTGGCTGTAATTTTATGTGGATTGGGGTATGCAGAAGGGGCAAAACTTTCTAAAACGCTTGGTGGATGGCAGGTTATTTCATGGGCCTTGGTTTTATCTTTACCTATCATGCTTCCGCTATTTTTCATCTATTTTCCATCAAATCTTGAAGCGGTAAGCTTTAAAGGCTGGTTTGGTCTTGGCTACATTTCCTTATTCAGTATGTTTATTGGATTTATTTTTTGGTATAAAGGATTAGCTCAGGGAGGAATTACCACGGTAGGGCAGCTTCAATTATTGCAACCTTTTTTCGGACTTGCTCTGGCTGCATATCTTCTTCATGAGCAGGTAAGCATAGGAATGTTGGGCGTAACGATTGGTGTTATTCTTTGTGTTGCAGGCACTAAAAAGTTTGCAAAGTGATCACTTCTTTACTTCATAATTCAATGATAACAGGTAGATTCTTTCTAGTTGGACCAGAAAGAATCTGCCTAAAATATTTAATATAGGCCCTTAGCCTTTATTAATTCTAGGTTTAGCTTTCATAACAGCAAAGTAAGAAGTTGTAAAGGCAGAAAGACTTTGATAGCCTACTTTATAAGCAATTTCACTCAAGTTGTACTGTTGGGTGTCTATCAGTTCAATGCTTTTTAAAATTCTTGTCAGTTGAAGATATTTTTGGAGGGTAATTCCTGTTTCACTTTTAAAAATACGCTGCAGGGTTCTTACTGACATTGTTGCCTTTTCAGCCAGTGAATCTATATCCAGATTATACTTAAAGTTGGTATTAATATCATTACAAACAGGAATAAGCCGTGCATCTCCTGGAACAGGAATTTCGAGCCCACTGCTTTCCTTATAGAAATTGGGAAGACTTCTTAAGATGGCCTTAAAAAAAATATCCTGCTCTTCATTCTTTTCTAATGACTGATTCCATTTTGAAGCATAAAATAGCATTTCCTTCAAGACAGGAGGAGCTGCAAAAACCTGAACATTCTGATAAAAATCTTCATCAAAGAAAGATTTGAATAAAAATACCATTAGATTGACAGTTTTTGCTTCTGAGGTAATTTTATGTGCTTTTCCGGACGGAACCCAAATCACATGATGCTGAGGAACAAGATAAATCTTCTGATCAATATGAAAATACTGATAGCCATCCTCTACAAAGGTAAGCTGGGCACGATTGTGAATATGTTCGTAGTCATCATGTTTCCAGTCTTTTTCGCACCATACATAAGCTTCCTTTTCGATGGTATCTACAAATTGGCTTTCCGTTTTTTCAATCAGTCCACATTTCATACTGTCGTTTTGTATCTATTTTTTGGCAAATTTAATAAAAACGCCAATACTAATTTTGTATTATTAATTTATATCCTATTCAGAATGAAAAAACTATGTTCTTTTTTTATTTTAACTTTACTATTAAGCACCACCTACATTATGGCACAGAATAAAGCTAAAGTACTCGTACTTATCCATTCAGATAATGGCGGAACCTATGAATTGGCTAAAGAAATCGCCAAAGGAATTGAAATCGAAAATAATGCTGTTTCATCCATTAAATTAGTTAAGGCATCACAAAATCCAAGTCTAAAAGGACTTCCGGTAGCAACAGTGGATGAACTTACCAATTATGACGGAATAGCCTTTGGTTCTCCGGTTTATTTCGGGAATATAAGCACTGGAATGAGTGAATTTTTATCTAAAACGGTACAAATCTGGACCAGCCATGGGCTAGAGGGAGTTCCTGCAACGGTATTTATGTCAGCAGGAAGCGGAGCAGGAAAAGAACTTGCCCTTCAGTCTTTCTGGAACAGTCTTGCAGTACACGGAATGGTTTTGGTATCCAACGGAATTCGTGGTACTGAAGAGCTTAATAAAGCAATTCCACAAGGAAATAGTGTTTTGGGAATTACAAGCATGGCTTCTCTAAAGGATGTTGAACGTCCTACAAAAGGAGAGCGTCATTTGGCAGAGCTTCAAGGAAAAAACTTTGCAAAGGTAGCTTTAGCCCTGAAAGACACGCGTTCTAAAAAGAATACACCCATCGTGGAAAATCATCAGAATTTTAATGAGATTTTAAAACAAAAAAATATTGTTCTTCCCCAGGTTCCTAAGCCTGCCGGAAATTATCAACCGTTTGTACGTTCAGGAAACCTTGTATTCATTAATCAAGTTGCCTTAAAGGATGGAAAAATCTTCAACGCCGGAAAATTGGGAATAGATGTCAACGAACAGCAGGTAAAGGATGCTACAAAAGTTACCATGCTGAATGTATTGTCTGTCCTTAATGAAGCTGTTGGTGGAGATTTAGGAAGAGTAAAGCAATGTGTACAACTTACAGGAATTTTTAATACTAAGGATGATTATACCAAACATGCAGATCTTATGAATATTGCTTCGGATCTGGCTGTTGAAGTCTTTGGAGAGAAAGGAAAACATGCAAGAGCTACATTTGGAGCATCATCCATACCTGTTAACTCTTCAGTTGAAATTCAAGCTGTTTTTGAAGTAGAATAGATCTCTTTTGATTTAAAGAATCTTTAAATAGTAAAAGTCTTTTTAAAGTTTTCTCGCAGATTTGGCTGATTGAGCAGATTAATATGATTAAATCATCTGCGTTATCTGCAAAATCTGCGAGTATTTTTTTAGGAATGTATACAGCATTCAATTTTATCATAGATAAAATCCTTGCCCCTTTACGTTTCCAACAAAACTAATTACTCAGACAGTTTAGCAAAAACTTCGGAAATGATTACAATACTTTGCTCCAGCTGATCTTCTGGGAGCGAACCATAACTCAATCTGAATCCATTCACATAATTCCTACTGTATTGCTTCGGATGTATGATCTTAATATTCTTTTCCAGTAATAAGGTGGTTGCAACATCCCAATCTATTTGTGCTTTAGGAGCGATCCAGAATGCCAGTCCCCCTTCAGGCAAGGTGAAATGGGCAACATCTTTCATATATTTTTTCAAAAGGCTGTACACAAAATCCCTTTTATTCTTGTAATGAACAGTCGCTTTTTTAATGTGCTTTTTTACGGCTCCATCCTTAATTAGTTGTAAAACAGCTTGTTCCATAATGACGTCTCCATGTACATCAATGATCTTTCTTAAATTTCCTATTTTCTTTAATAAATCCTGATTCTTAGTCGCTAAATAGCCAATTCTTAAAGCAGGTGCCACTACTTTACTCAACGTTCCTATATAAACATAATTGTTAAGTTCAGGAAAGCTTGAGAGCGGTAAAATAGGGCGATATCCAAAATGAAACTCATTGTCATAATCATCCTCAATAATTGTAATATTGTGCTTATTAGATAGCTCTATCAACTTTAGTCTTCTTGATAAGCTTAAGGTAACCGTTGTAGGATATTGTCGGTGAGGCGTTATGTAGATTGCCTTTATATTTTTGTGTTGAATTAAACGTTTTTCAACAGCTTCAATATCAATTCCTTCTTCATCCACAGATACAGGGATTAGAGTAGCTCCGGTATATTCAAAAGCCTGCCAGGCCGGTTGATACCCCGGATTTTCTACAATCACACCATCACCTGAGGTTAACAGGCTTTGAGCGGTAAGAAACATTCCCATCTGGCTTCCTCTGGTAATGGATATTTCATTTTCCTGAATCTGCATTCCGCGTTGATGATTCAACATTTTTGAAATCATTTTTCGAAACTCAATATCTCCATGCTCGTCTCCATAACCCATCATCTGCCATTTTGCTTTGATGCTGAAAATCTGCCTGTAAGCTCTTGCCAATTCTGTAACAGGAGCAATTTTACTATCCGGATGCCCATCATCAAAACTGATTAACATACCATTAGCTACCATAGATTGATAATCAGTTTCCGAAGTCCTATTCAGGCTTTTTGAATGCATTACCGGTATTTTATCAGATACAAAAATACCCTTCCTCTCCTTGGAAATTACCCATTCTTCATTGATTAAAACCTGGTAGGCTTCTACAACCGTATTTCTATTGATTTTCAGCATTGCAGCCATATTTCGACTGCCCGGAAGTGTATCTCCGGCTTTCAATCTTCCGGATCTAATATCTGTAATAATGGTATCTGCAATTTGTAAGTAAACTGCTTTATCAAGTTTTTTATCGATTTCAAATTCTAATTTCCAAGGTCGTAGCATCTGGACTATTTATTTATATAAAAACTGACTCATTTAACTAGTCCAAATATAGAATAATTTTGTCATGCAATAAAGCACAGAACATTAAATTTTAAAATCATGGACAAAAAAGAATTCAGTTCAAAAGACTTTCACGAAACATTTGCAAGACCAAAGTATGTAAAACCAGCATATTTAATTCATAAAAATGTAGAGAATGCAGGGGAACATAACCAATTTTCAACAGAGAGAAAGCACCCAGTGTTTTTTGTAGATCTTCCCAGTAAAAATGTAAGCATGACTATTGGAGGGCTTCTTCCGGCACAACAAACAAACAGACACCGCCATACCTATGAAACCGTATTATTTGTGCTTGAGGGAAAAGGCTGGACAGAAGTAGAGGATGAGCGCGTTCATTGGGAAGCAGGAGATGCTGTTTATATCCCTTCATGGGCGTGGCATAAGCATCAAAACCTTAGTGATACTGAACCTGCTAAATATATTGCCTGTGAAAATGCACCACAGCTTCAGAATCTGGGGGTTGCATTGAGGGAAGAAGAGGGAAGAGATCTTTAATTTTCAGCCATTAAGGGGTATTAAGAATTTGGGCTTTACCAGTTTTCATTCATATTAAATTAAGTTCATCTTAATGTCCTCTTAATGACTTATTTAAAATATTTCTGGACACAAAAAATTTTATTCTAAATAAAAGAATTTATGAAAAATGTACCATTTAAGGGAATTATAGCATATCCTATCACCCCTTTTGATGAAAATGAAAAAGTAGACATTCCTCTTTTCAAGCATTTGGTAGAAAGGCTGATTACTTCCGGAAGCCATGGAATTGCTCCATTGGGCAGTACAGGAGTAATGCCCTATCTGTCTGATGAAGAAAAGGAGGAAGTTACAGAAGCTACCTTACAGCAAGTGAAAGGAAGAATTCCTACTCTTGTTGGAGTTTCTAATCTTACAACGGAGAAAACAATTCACCACGCTCAGTTTGCCGAGAAGGCGGGAGCTGATGCAGTGATGATCATTCCGATGAGTTACTGGAAACTTACAGATGACGAGATTGTAGCACATTATGATGCGGTAGCCCGTAAAATTTCCATTCCGATTATGGCCTACAATAACCCGGCAACAAGTGGAGTAGACATGTCACCAGCCCTGTTGAAAAGACTGCTTGAGATTCCTAACGTAACGATGATCAAAGAAAGCACGGGAGACATTCAAAGGATGCATTATCTGAGAAGAGAATTAGGTGAAGAAGTAGCGTTCTATAATGGTTCAAATCCTTTAGCTCTAGCTGCGTTTTCTGCGGGAGCAAGAGGCTGGTGTACCGCTGCACCCAATCTTATTCCTGAACTTAACATTGGACTTTATAATGCGGTTGAGGAGGGTGATCTTGAAAAGGCAAAAACGATTTTCTATCAACAGTTTGACCTTTTAAAATTTATTGTCAGTAAAGGATTGCCAAGAGCTGTAAAATCAGGTCTTAATATTCTGGGTGAAGATGGTGGAAATTTAAGAAGTCCTTTAAAACCTCTACACGATAAAGAAACTGAAGAATTAAAAAATATTATTAAAACTCTTATTAATTAATACAATCTTATGAAAAAATCCATTTTTTATCATGCAGGATGTCCTGTATGTATCAGCGCAGAACATGACATCGTTAACCTTATAGGTTTGGAAAATGTTGAAATTATCCATTTAGGAAATGACAAAAGCAAAATTGAAGATGCCGAAAAAGCTGGTGTAAAATCTGTACCCGCTTTGGTGACCCCTAACGGGAATGTTCTTCACATTAATTTTGGGGCATCTATGGAAGATGTGAAAGGTTAATCCTTATTAATCTTGTATAAACGGCTCAATTTCTTGAGCCGTTTTTTTTAATCTCTCAATAACTTTGCAGGTCTTTCACAATCATCAGCGAAATCTACGAGAGAATTTATTGTTTATTTTGAACTTCTAAATTATTGCATTTCCCTCTACACCGTCAGAATTATTGGTTTTATGCCCAATTATTGCTGAAGTAACAAAACTGAATAAACTTACCAGTTTTCCGGCTTTGGTATCCCAATAATAGGTTTCTTTAGGTTCTACCCGGATAATGGTAACATTGGGATCGTCCTTTCCATCAAACCAGGCTTTGGCCAGAGGAGACCATTTTTTTTCTATAGTAGCTTTATCCTTATAAACAGAAGCTTCTCCGTACACTGAAAGGTATTGGGAATCACCATTGTTCATAAAAAATAATTGTACTCTGCGGTCTTCTTTTATTTCAAAATTCTTATTGCTGGTTCCACTGCTGATAAACCAGAGATTTCCGCTGTCATCAGTTTCCTGCAGTGTCATTGGTCTAGAATTGATAGGGGTGGTTTCCAATTCTGTACAGAACATACATATTCGGGCTTTTTCTGACAATTCTTTGATCTTTTTGATCGCTTCGAGATGGGTGAGATTTTGTGTTGACATAATATAATATTTTAAGTGATTGGTATTAATATATTCAACAGAATGAAGAATAATATGTAGTAAACTATTCAAATACCTGACCAAAAGGGAATAAAATATTTTACTAGAGATAAATTAAGGCAATTTTTTTCTCGTTGATTTTGCAAATTAAGCAGATCTTTTCACTATCATCCGCGTAACATGTTTAATCTGCAAGAGAATTTTAATGTATAATTTTACATGCCTCAGGATATTTAGAATGATAAGTTTTATGTACATTTGAATATGCAGATTTCACCTCCAAAACATCTGGCTCCTTTCATCAGACATTATATCTTTTTAGATAATTCTAAAAATGACATAAAAAATGTAAGGCTGTTTACAGACGGAAGTACCGGGCTTATTCTATCTGGTAACATGAACCTGTATTCTCATCTTTCGGAGAAGAGTATGCCGCTTTCTTTTTTTTATGGTGGATTAAATAGCTACAAGGATTTTCACTCAAAAGGAACATTTTCTTTGATCGCAGTAGTTTTCCAACCGTATTTCTTAAATATTCTTCTAAAGGTTTCTGCAAAAGAAGTTAAAAATCAGATAATCTCGGTAGAAGATGTCCTAAAGAACAAATTACAGCCTTATCAGGAAGATCTTTTTAATAAAGTGAATCCTTTATCGGTTATTCGTAGTCTGAATATATTTTTCACCAACTTTTTATCTGGAGAAATAGACTCTGACTTTCATTTTATAACCGCTGTACAGCAGTATATTCTCCAAAATAAAGGTTCTGCATCCTCAAAAGATTTGGAAATATTTTCGGGTTACTCAGAACGTCACCTTGAGAGAAAATTTGATAATTATATGGGAATGACACCCAAAAAATACAGCAATATTATCAGACTTCACTATTTTCTAAGCCTTATGAATAAGGGAATAAAAGATGAAAATATGACGGTTCTTTCTTATCATGCAGGATATTCTGACCAGTCCCACATGATCAGGGAGTTCAAAAATAATATTGGGCTTACTCCCCGACAATATGTGAAAACAGAAAACAAAATGGCCGTTAATTTCATTGAGTTATAATCGTCATGTCGGTTTTATACAATTTTTCGACAACGCTATCATCTAGTTTTGCTGAAAAAAATCAATGAATATTAAAATTTCAACAGCACAATTTGAGAACAAAAGTGGGGATAAGGAATATAATCTCTCTGTTATAGAAAAATTGTCTGCACAGGCTGCTTCACAGGGTTCAAATGTCATGGTCTTCCATGAATGTTCAATCACAGGATATACTTTTGCCCGAAAACTTTCAAAAGAACAGCTTCTCGATATTGCCGAAATCATTCCTGATGGAGAAAGCATTCAAAGGCTACAACAGATTGCTACGCAGCACAATATTACCATACTGGCCGGTCTCTTTGAAAAGGATGAGCAAAACAATCTTTTTAAAGCCTATGTGTGCGTAGATAAAACCGGATTGAAGGCGAAGTACAGAAAACTCCACCCATTCATCAATCCACATCTTACCCCTGGAAATGAATACTGTGTATTTGATATTTTGGGATGGAAGTGCGGAATTCTTATCTGCTATGACAATAATATTATTGAAAATGTAAGGGCGACCAAGCTTTTGGGTGCTGATATTATCTTTATGCCGCATGTTACCATGTGCACCCCTTCTACAAGACCGGGAGCAGGCTTTGTGGATCCTCAACTTTGGGAAAACAGAGAAAAAGACCCTACTTCTTTACGATTAGAATTTAATGGAATGAAAGGAAGAGACTGGCTGATGAAATGGCTTCCATCAAGGGCTTATGACAACGGAGCTTATATTGTTTTTTCAAACCCTATCGGGATGGATGATGATCAGCTTAAGAATGGATGCTCCATGATTATTGATCCTTTTGGAGATGTTGTTGCGGAATGCCGTTCGTTTGAAGATAGTTTTGAAACGACCATCATTACCCCTGAAAAACTGACACAGGCAGGAGGTTATAGATATATTAAGGCACGAAGACCTGAATTATATGGCAAAATTATTGGGCAGGAACATTTTTCTGAGCAGAAAGTGGTGTGGCTGGATGATAAAGATAAATAAGAAGAGCTGGCTGCGCAAAGATGCAAAGGCTTTATATACTGTATGTTGTAAGACGTAAGGATTTTATCGGAGATAAAATTATTTACTTCTCGCAGATTTAGCGGATTGAGCATATTAATATGATTAAATTATCTGCAAAATCTGCGAGAATTTTAAAAATCTTGTTTATTATATTTTTACGAGTTTTCTGTTCATTTTAAATTTCATAGATCTCTGCGTCTGTAAAAACAAAAAACTTACTTTTCTTAGGCAGATTTTTAGTATCAAGCCCTGTAAACTCGCTGAATGCGGGTAATAATAATTGATTTGTACTAAGGGCAAAGCAGGGAAGTCTGATACTTTTTACAGCAGAGTTTAAAACAATTCCGGGATGAATATGTCCGGTAATCTGGAAACCTGTTTTTGTTTTATCAAAATCATGAATAAAGGTAAATCCATCAACTTCCAGTAAGGATTTCTTAAAATTCAGGCAAAGTTTTTTCTTTAACTGTTCTGAAATGCGGTCATGATTGCCTTCAATAAGATAAAAATGAAGATCAGGATATTGACTTCTCCATGTGCAGAATTCGTCCACATCAGAATTATCCCCTGCATGAAGCAAATCACCGACAACAATAAATTTCTCAGGCTGGAAGTATTCAATCAATGCTGAAAGTCTTTCCAGATCACTTTTCATAATATGATTGGCTAGTGCAATCCCATTTTTACGAAAATGAGCGGTCTTCCCGATGTGAAGATCAGAAAGTATCAGTGCTTTTTCCTTTTTCCAAAATACAGCACGCTGATTGGTTAAAGTAAAAACCTCGTTTTGAATTGAAATATCTTTTGTAACAATAAACACGATTAAAAATTATAAATTTAAGGTCTTGTACTTGTGTACAAAAAACTAGTTTTCTCTTCTGCTTACATGAAAGTTTTCATCAAAAATATAGGTTATAGGAATACCTGTTGCAATTTCTCTTTCTAAAATTTCGTCAGGTGATAAATGTTCAAGGTACATAATCAATGAACGCAGACTATTTCCATGGGCTACAATAAGTACATTTTCTCCTTTTTTTAAAAGTGGGGCAATCTCTCTTTCAAAATAGGGAATAACCCTGTTATAGGTATCTTTAAGACTTTCTCCGCCTGGTGGCACAACATCATAGGACCTGCGCCAGCTATAAACCTGCTCATCACCATATTTTTGTGCCGTTTCTGCTTTGTTAAGCCCCTCAAGATCTCCATAAGACCGTTCATTCAATGCTTTATCCATAATAATAGGAATATTGGGTTTCCCTATTTCATCAAGGATAATGGAAAGGGTATGTTCTGCTCTGATGAGTACAGAAGTAAAAGCAACATCTATTTTTTCTTTGCTTAGGGCTATTCCTGCATTTTTTGCTTCTTCAATTCCGGTTTCTGTTATATCAATATCCTGCCAGCCTGTAAATCTGTTTTCAAGATTCCAGAGTGACTGCCCGTGGCGGACTAAGAACAATTTTGCCATGATTTTAATGTTATTTTACTCTTCGAAGAATATACTCTAAGTTACGAACTTATCAAGAGTTATGATGTACAAAAGACATGAAACTTTTCAGGTATTTAAGCCGAAAATAATGATATTTTAAAGCTTCAACATTCTTTTAATTCTGGCATCAAGCCCTTCACTGGAAAGAGTCTGTCTGAGACTGTCTACCTTTATAGGAAAGCTTAACGGAGTAAAGGAATGAGAATGCTTTAAAATAATTTTAGACTTTTCAATTCTTTTAAACGCTTCTACTAAACGCTGTTCCTGAAGCTGAATATTAAAGACTTCTGTATAGGCCTGCCTGATCAAAAAATGATTGGGATCATAGTCTTCCAGTACCTTAAAGATCAATCCGGCTGAACTTTGCAAGGATTTATTAGAGCGTTGCTTTCCCGCATAATTTTGAATGACCATTCCCGAGATCACGGCTATATCCCGAAATTTCCTCCTTGCCATTTCTGCAGAATTAATACTGGCTATCATATCTGTCATCAGGTTCTCTCTGCTTAAAATTTGCTGTATATTTTCTTCATTTAAGGGTATTTCCTTGTCACTGAATAATTCAAATCCATAATCATTCATGGCCATCGAAAAGGAAATTGGAGCGAGTTTTGAAATTCTGTAGGCTATTAATGCCGCCATCACTTCATGTACCAAACGGCCTTCAAAAGGGTACATAAACAAGTGGTATCCTTCTCGGTTTTTAATCATTTCAACCAAGAATTCATCTTCTTTGGGAATATGCGAGTTTTTTTCCTGATTGACCAGAAGCGGGTGCAGAAATTTCAATTCTTTTTCTGAGGCTTTCGGATTTAGTGCGTGTGAAAGTTTTTCTCTTAAAAAATGACCCAAATCAGAGCTCAAAGGCAATCTTCCACCCAAATAACTCGGTACAAGTGCTCTTCCTTTGGCGGATCTTACATATACGGTCATATCCTTGATCATTGCTACTTCCAGAGTACGTCCGGCTAAAATGAATTTTTCTTCTTTTTTTAATTTTGAAATAA
This genomic interval from Chryseobacterium joostei contains the following:
- a CDS encoding DMT family transporter, which produces MMTDTISKDQAVSGWINGFIGVLLFSGSMPATKLAVIEMDPIFVTIARAVIAGVLALSVLLIYKEKRPAKNQIFSLVLVAIGCVIGFPLLSSLALQYLTSAHSIVFLGMLPLATAIFGVFRGGERPHPIFWLFSIIGSLLVIGYAFSQGISASPVGDILMLLAVILCGLGYAEGAKLSKTLGGWQVISWALVLSLPIMLPLFFIYFPSNLEAVSFKGWFGLGYISLFSMFIGFIFWYKGLAQGGITTVGQLQLLQPFFGLALAAYLLHEQVSIGMLGVTIGVILCVAGTKKFAK
- a CDS encoding AraC family transcriptional regulator, which codes for MKCGLIEKTESQFVDTIEKEAYVWCEKDWKHDDYEHIHNRAQLTFVEDGYQYFHIDQKIYLVPQHHVIWVPSGKAHKITSEAKTVNLMVFLFKSFFDEDFYQNVQVFAAPPVLKEMLFYASKWNQSLEKNEEQDIFFKAILRSLPNFYKESSGLEIPVPGDARLIPVCNDINTNFKYNLDIDSLAEKATMSVRTLQRIFKSETGITLQKYLQLTRILKSIELIDTQQYNLSEIAYKVGYQSLSAFTTSYFAVMKAKPRINKG
- a CDS encoding Atu1372/SO_1960 family protein, whose amino-acid sequence is MKKLCSFFILTLLLSTTYIMAQNKAKVLVLIHSDNGGTYELAKEIAKGIEIENNAVSSIKLVKASQNPSLKGLPVATVDELTNYDGIAFGSPVYFGNISTGMSEFLSKTVQIWTSHGLEGVPATVFMSAGSGAGKELALQSFWNSLAVHGMVLVSNGIRGTEELNKAIPQGNSVLGITSMASLKDVERPTKGERHLAELQGKNFAKVALALKDTRSKKNTPIVENHQNFNEILKQKNIVLPQVPKPAGNYQPFVRSGNLVFINQVALKDGKIFNAGKLGIDVNEQQVKDATKVTMLNVLSVLNEAVGGDLGRVKQCVQLTGIFNTKDDYTKHADLMNIASDLAVEVFGEKGKHARATFGASSIPVNSSVEIQAVFEVE
- the pdxR gene encoding MocR-like pyridoxine biosynthesis transcription factor PdxR encodes the protein MLRPWKLEFEIDKKLDKAVYLQIADTIITDIRSGRLKAGDTLPGSRNMAAMLKINRNTVVEAYQVLINEEWVISKERKGIFVSDKIPVMHSKSLNRTSETDYQSMVANGMLISFDDGHPDSKIAPVTELARAYRQIFSIKAKWQMMGYGDEHGDIEFRKMISKMLNHQRGMQIQENEISITRGSQMGMFLTAQSLLTSGDGVIVENPGYQPAWQAFEYTGATLIPVSVDEEGIDIEAVEKRLIQHKNIKAIYITPHRQYPTTVTLSLSRRLKLIELSNKHNITIIEDDYDNEFHFGYRPILPLSSFPELNNYVYIGTLSKVVAPALRIGYLATKNQDLLKKIGNLRKIIDVHGDVIMEQAVLQLIKDGAVKKHIKKATVHYKNKRDFVYSLLKKYMKDVAHFTLPEGGLAFWIAPKAQIDWDVATTLLLEKNIKIIHPKQYSRNYVNGFRLSYGSLPEDQLEQSIVIISEVFAKLSE
- a CDS encoding cupin domain-containing protein, producing the protein MDKKEFSSKDFHETFARPKYVKPAYLIHKNVENAGEHNQFSTERKHPVFFVDLPSKNVSMTIGGLLPAQQTNRHRHTYETVLFVLEGKGWTEVEDERVHWEAGDAVYIPSWAWHKHQNLSDTEPAKYIACENAPQLQNLGVALREEEGRDL
- a CDS encoding dihydrodipicolinate synthase family protein — protein: MKNVPFKGIIAYPITPFDENEKVDIPLFKHLVERLITSGSHGIAPLGSTGVMPYLSDEEKEEVTEATLQQVKGRIPTLVGVSNLTTEKTIHHAQFAEKAGADAVMIIPMSYWKLTDDEIVAHYDAVARKISIPIMAYNNPATSGVDMSPALLKRLLEIPNVTMIKESTGDIQRMHYLRRELGEEVAFYNGSNPLALAAFSAGARGWCTAAPNLIPELNIGLYNAVEEGDLEKAKTIFYQQFDLLKFIVSKGLPRAVKSGLNILGEDGGNLRSPLKPLHDKETEELKNIIKTLIN
- a CDS encoding thioredoxin family protein, coding for MKKSIFYHAGCPVCISAEHDIVNLIGLENVEIIHLGNDKSKIEDAEKAGVKSVPALVTPNGNVLHINFGASMEDVKG
- a CDS encoding pyridoxamine 5'-phosphate oxidase family protein → MSTQNLTHLEAIKKIKELSEKARICMFCTELETTPINSRPMTLQETDDSGNLWFISSGTSNKNFEIKEDRRVQLFFMNNGDSQYLSVYGEASVYKDKATIEKKWSPLAKAWFDGKDDPNVTIIRVEPKETYYWDTKAGKLVSLFSFVTSAIIGHKTNNSDGVEGNAII
- a CDS encoding helix-turn-helix domain-containing protein — encoded protein: MQISPPKHLAPFIRHYIFLDNSKNDIKNVRLFTDGSTGLILSGNMNLYSHLSEKSMPLSFFYGGLNSYKDFHSKGTFSLIAVVFQPYFLNILLKVSAKEVKNQIISVEDVLKNKLQPYQEDLFNKVNPLSVIRSLNIFFTNFLSGEIDSDFHFITAVQQYILQNKGSASSKDLEIFSGYSERHLERKFDNYMGMTPKKYSNIIRLHYFLSLMNKGIKDENMTVLSYHAGYSDQSHMIREFKNNIGLTPRQYVKTENKMAVNFIEL
- a CDS encoding nitrilase family protein — its product is MNIKISTAQFENKSGDKEYNLSVIEKLSAQAASQGSNVMVFHECSITGYTFARKLSKEQLLDIAEIIPDGESIQRLQQIATQHNITILAGLFEKDEQNNLFKAYVCVDKTGLKAKYRKLHPFINPHLTPGNEYCVFDILGWKCGILICYDNNIIENVRATKLLGADIIFMPHVTMCTPSTRPGAGFVDPQLWENREKDPTSLRLEFNGMKGRDWLMKWLPSRAYDNGAYIVFSNPIGMDDDQLKNGCSMIIDPFGDVVAECRSFEDSFETTIITPEKLTQAGGYRYIKARRPELYGKIIGQEHFSEQKVVWLDDKDK
- the pdeM gene encoding ligase-associated DNA damage response endonuclease PdeM, with the translated sequence MFIVTKDISIQNEVFTLTNQRAVFWKKEKALILSDLHIGKTAHFRKNGIALANHIMKSDLERLSALIEYFQPEKFIVVGDLLHAGDNSDVDEFCTWRSQYPDLHFYLIEGNHDRISEQLKKKLCLNFKKSLLEVDGFTFIHDFDKTKTGFQITGHIHPGIVLNSAVKSIRLPCFALSTNQLLLPAFSEFTGLDTKNLPKKSKFFVFTDAEIYEI
- a CDS encoding 2,3-bisphosphoglycerate-dependent phosphoglycerate mutase, with translation MAKLFLVRHGQSLWNLENRFTGWQDIDITETGIEEAKNAGIALSKEKIDVAFTSVLIRAEHTLSIILDEIGKPNIPIIMDKALNERSYGDLEGLNKAETAQKYGDEQVYSWRRSYDVVPPGGESLKDTYNRVIPYFEREIAPLLKKGENVLIVAHGNSLRSLIMYLEHLSPDEILEREIATGIPITYIFDENFHVSRREN